A single Notoacmeibacter ruber DNA region contains:
- the secG gene encoding preprotein translocase subunit SecG — MSTVLIVIHLIIVVALCGIVLIQRSEGGGLGIGGGSGFMSARGTANTLTRTTAILAALFFATSLGLSLLARYGERPTDILDQIPQSQTTEEGGNLLDQLGGGVSSPADDQPAAPDTSVPGGDAAPAGGTDAPAPAAEPAAPADNEPSVPSGG; from the coding sequence ATGTCTACGGTCCTTATCGTCATTCATCTCATCATCGTCGTCGCCCTATGCGGGATCGTGCTGATCCAGCGGTCGGAGGGCGGTGGACTCGGTATTGGCGGCGGATCCGGCTTCATGAGCGCCCGGGGAACCGCAAATACGCTGACGCGGACCACGGCCATTTTGGCTGCGCTTTTCTTCGCGACCTCGCTAGGGCTGTCCCTTCTGGCCCGCTATGGCGAGCGGCCAACCGATATTCTGGACCAGATCCCGCAGAGCCAGACGACCGAGGAGGGCGGCAACCTTCTCGATCAGCTGGGGGGAGGCGTTTCCAGCCCAGCCGACGATCAGCCGGCCGCGCCCGATACCTCCGTTCCTGGTGGCGATGCGGCGCCGGCTGGCGGGACCGACGCTCCGGCCCCGGCTGCGGAACCTGCTGCACCCGCGGATAACGAGCCTTCGGTGCCATCAGGCGGATAG